A single window of Entomoplasma ellychniae DNA harbors:
- a CDS encoding potassium transporter TrkG encodes MENKDRKAKKDLKKVRTQDFFFKLKNAWPLSKVSGRIFLIYLLIVLVGGLFLSIPGFVKSDKFQWDFITAVFTAVSAFSDTGITISNAAQDYTLLGQIVLLILIEIGGIGVLTIKIVIFIIINKKISLDDTIIAQSERGGSVKSSTIEMIKDGFVFISFVQIISAAILFFLFFYLKPSEFSDNMALIDGEYKTVDLSVVSPYKNFSQSFWFSIFHSTSAINNAGFDIVSGNSLQPYNVNNAHHYSIQIVFLMEWVIGGLGYPTYHDIKKKIKAKNTGEKVRFSLFTKLNFWVYIPLLILGPLAVYFSEFAHKDTSLIFNNYSYEVDPLTGQAINIKSLVSKTNTAVIMDVIFNTTSCRNAGFSTVPMNDFNSSSKLLLSTFMFIGSAPSSTAGGIRTTTFAIIILSTIALIRNNQHTSAFRKTIPAENVRRSFAVFFISVFIVFMTLFGIYVDSYSSFTTKVSLQTNDDSVIKLLLLITSAYGTVGMNPFTQNQMLTFGTLSKLLLLLCMFLGQLGVSNTLLAFIKPSRKTNSKFLDEDVTIG; translated from the coding sequence ATGGAAAATAAAGATCGTAAAGCGAAAAAAGATTTAAAAAAAGTCAGAACTCAAGATTTCTTTTTCAAACTCAAAAATGCATGACCTCTTTCTAAAGTTTCAGGAAGAATTTTTTTAATATATTTACTTATCGTTTTAGTAGGTGGACTTTTTTTGTCTATTCCAGGGTTTGTTAAAAGCGATAAATTCCAATGAGATTTTATAACAGCTGTATTTACAGCTGTTTCAGCGTTTAGTGATACAGGAATAACAATATCTAATGCTGCTCAAGATTATACTTTATTAGGACAAATAGTTTTACTCATATTAATTGAAATAGGGGGTATTGGTGTATTAACCATTAAAATAGTTATTTTTATTATTATTAATAAAAAAATATCACTTGATGACACTATAATTGCTCAATCTGAAAGGGGTGGGAGTGTTAAGTCATCAACTATTGAAATGATAAAAGATGGTTTTGTATTTATTTCTTTTGTTCAAATAATTTCAGCTGCTATTTTATTCTTTTTATTTTTTTATTTAAAACCAAGCGAATTTTCAGATAATATGGCATTGATTGATGGTGAATACAAAACTGTTGACTTATCTGTTGTTTCACCTTATAAAAATTTTTCACAGTCATTTTGATTTTCTATATTTCATTCAACATCTGCTATTAATAATGCAGGTTTTGATATAGTTTCAGGAAATTCCTTACAACCATACAATGTAAATAATGCTCACCATTACTCTATTCAAATAGTTTTTTTAATGGAATGAGTAATTGGTGGTTTAGGGTATCCAACATATCATGACATTAAGAAAAAAATAAAAGCTAAAAATACTGGTGAAAAAGTAAGGTTTAGTTTATTTACCAAGCTTAATTTTTGAGTTTATATACCACTTTTAATATTAGGTCCATTAGCAGTTTATTTTTCAGAGTTTGCTCATAAAGATACATCTTTAATTTTTAATAATTATTCATATGAAGTTGATCCGCTAACAGGGCAAGCTATCAACATAAAATCGCTTGTTTCCAAAACTAACACAGCTGTTATAATGGATGTTATTTTCAACACAACTTCATGCAGAAATGCAGGTTTTTCAACTGTTCCAATGAACGATTTTAATTCTAGTTCAAAATTATTATTATCAACATTTATGTTTATTGGTTCAGCACCATCATCAACAGCTGGAGGAATTAGAACAACAACTTTTGCAATTATTATTTTATCAACCATTGCATTAATTAGAAATAATCAGCATACAAGTGCTTTTAGAAAAACTATTCCAGCAGAAAATGTTAGAAGAAGTTTTGCAGTTTTCTTTATTTCAGTATTTATTGTATTTATGACTTTATTTGGAATTTATGTTGATTCATATTCATCTTTTACAACAAAGGTTAGTTTGCAAACCAATGATGATAGTGTGATTAAATTACTTTTATTGATTACAAGTGCTTATGGAACTGTTGGTATGAACCCATTCACTCAAAATCAAATGTTAACTTTTGGAACATTATCTAAATTATTACTTTTATTATGTATGTTCTTAGGTCAATTAGGTGTTTCGAATACTTTATTAGCTTTCATTAAACCAAGCAGAAAAACTAATTCAAAGTTTTTAGACGAAGATGTTACAATAGGATAG
- a CDS encoding amino acid permease, whose product MRNKSFTKSALVFLVFAIVFSFRNIINNQSQFGIMGLFLFLVGGIIYAIPITFVSIEFNSIKKLKDNEAGLGGWCIYSLGKKNGFIASWTSYFANVFFFATLAPFAVISISFVLMGDNGFDMLAKHLVMQGYSENNATRYSTMLLSLFAIILFWFTTYLSKKGPNWIKYITNIGGTASLFLGLIFIVIGLFVTVPFIHKSVSPTWSWEFFDPLNSNFFNGNTWAFMSAVPWVFFAYNGIETIAVFQKDLKGDYKAFKIGAILGNVFTIIIMVICGLTMSLAIDQNLITEWGISNSYYKVFPALFGLSEQGEGVWYQLILRSIAFIFAINSFGALAFWTVGPAKVFYSEVPYEAAGKILSKTDHNGIPRNALNFQFIIVVLLLVLVGTTTKGAVGQGTSEFLQTITQATTSLAIIPFIYLFVGYIKIRLNEEIDKQICFIKNKYVATLFAIFILFILIMALFFGIIPSPESWKDDWSSAIVALSLSFFGTVVSMGFAYFMWYWNVDRIKNNQLKNTWSKSKK is encoded by the coding sequence ATGAGAAATAAAAGTTTTACAAAATCAGCTCTAGTTTTTTTAGTTTTTGCTATTGTTTTTAGTTTTAGAAACATTATTAATAACCAATCACAATTTGGCATAATGGGATTATTTTTATTTTTAGTAGGTGGAATTATTTATGCAATTCCGATTACTTTTGTATCAATAGAATTTAATTCAATCAAAAAGTTAAAAGATAACGAAGCAGGACTAGGTGGGTGGTGTATTTATTCTTTGGGTAAAAAAAATGGTTTTATAGCTAGTTGAACATCTTATTTTGCAAATGTCTTCTTTTTTGCAACATTAGCCCCATTTGCAGTTATATCTATTTCATTTGTTCTGATGGGGGATAATGGATTTGATATGTTAGCAAAACATTTAGTTATGCAAGGATATAGTGAAAATAATGCCACTAGATATTCCACTATGCTCTTATCATTGTTTGCCATCATATTATTTTGATTTACAACTTATTTGTCAAAAAAAGGTCCCAATTGAATAAAATACATAACCAATATTGGAGGTACAGCTTCATTATTTTTAGGTTTAATATTTATTGTAATAGGACTATTTGTAACTGTACCTTTTATTCATAAAAGTGTCAGTCCTACATGAAGTTGAGAGTTTTTTGACCCATTAAATTCTAACTTTTTTAATGGTAACACTTGAGCATTTATGTCTGCAGTACCGTGAGTATTTTTCGCATATAATGGTATTGAAACGATTGCAGTATTTCAAAAAGATCTAAAAGGTGATTATAAAGCGTTTAAGATTGGCGCTATATTAGGAAATGTTTTTACAATTATTATAATGGTAATTTGTGGATTAACTATGAGTCTTGCAATTGATCAAAATCTTATAACAGAATGAGGAATATCAAATTCTTATTATAAAGTTTTTCCTGCATTATTTGGTTTATCAGAACAAGGCGAGGGTGTTTGATATCAACTAATCCTTAGATCAATAGCTTTCATTTTCGCTATTAATAGTTTTGGAGCATTAGCATTTTGAACAGTTGGACCAGCAAAAGTATTTTATTCAGAAGTTCCTTATGAAGCTGCTGGAAAAATTTTATCTAAAACAGATCATAATGGAATCCCAAGAAATGCTTTAAACTTTCAATTCATAATTGTTGTGTTGTTGCTAGTTTTAGTAGGAACAACAACTAAAGGAGCTGTAGGGCAAGGGACATCAGAATTTTTACAAACCATAACTCAAGCCACAACTTCATTAGCAATAATACCATTTATCTATTTATTTGTTGGGTATATAAAAATTAGGTTAAATGAAGAAATTGATAAACAGATATGCTTTATTAAAAATAAATATGTAGCAACTTTATTTGCAATATTCATATTATTTATTTTAATAATGGCATTATTTTTTGGAATAATACCATCACCTGAATCCTGAAAAGATGATTGATCAAGTGCTATTGTCGCTTTATCTTTATCATTTTTTGGAACTGTTGTTTCCATGGGTTTTGCTTATTTTATGTGATATTGAAACGTTGATAGAATTAAAAATAACCAATTAAAAAATACTTGAAGCAAGTCAAAAAAATAA
- a CDS encoding potassium channel family protein, whose product MAKRKSIAIIGISNFSLSVIKTLVDKKQYVTVFDYDEDKLNLHLSEFDYGVDTTILDATSKTALARNGIGAFDVVIIGISNNMESGLMTVLNLLDLGCENIIVKAKDNKHKRLLTALGLNENQIIIPDDISGNIVAARAVFNIAFDVEVNSVDQDYISTSLVLTNFDIFGKTIAEVGLSSTKEFNIIQLRRNNKILIPDDYTELKENDEIVVFAKINIINELANKIQGQAKDSKQDDDEFEIFEELENISNTGQLTDNLKNAEDVETIFDSIIFDDTKQSKTTKK is encoded by the coding sequence ATGGCAAAAAGAAAAAGTATAGCAATAATTGGAATTTCTAACTTTAGTTTATCTGTTATTAAAACACTTGTTGATAAAAAACAATACGTAACTGTTTTTGATTATGACGAAGATAAACTAAACTTACATCTTTCAGAGTTTGATTATGGTGTTGATACAACAATATTGGATGCAACAAGTAAAACTGCATTAGCAAGAAACGGTATTGGGGCTTTTGATGTTGTTATCATAGGTATTAGTAATAATATGGAATCAGGATTAATGACGGTTTTAAATTTATTAGATTTAGGTTGTGAAAATATTATTGTTAAAGCTAAAGATAACAAACATAAGCGTTTATTAACTGCGCTTGGTTTAAATGAAAACCAAATTATTATACCTGATGACATATCAGGAAACATAGTTGCAGCTAGAGCAGTTTTTAATATTGCTTTTGATGTTGAAGTTAATTCAGTTGATCAAGATTACATCTCAACTTCACTTGTTTTAACTAATTTTGATATTTTTGGTAAAACAATTGCAGAAGTTGGTTTATCAAGCACAAAAGAATTTAATATTATTCAATTAAGAAGAAATAATAAAATTTTAATCCCTGATGATTATACAGAATTAAAAGAAAATGATGAAATTGTTGTTTTTGCTAAAATAAATATTATTAATGAACTTGCAAATAAAATCCAAGGGCAAGCAAAAGATAGTAAACAAGATGATGATGAATTTGAAATCTTTGAAGAACTTGAAAATATTTCAAATACTGGTCAGTTAACAGATAATTTAAAAAATGCTGAAGATGTTGAAACTATTTTTGACTCAATAATATTTGATGATACAAAGCAAAGCAAAACTACTAAAAAATAG